One Kineosporia sp. NBRC 101731 genomic region harbors:
- a CDS encoding 4'-phosphopantetheinyl transferase superfamily protein, giving the protein MPEARTPPTTTPREHVLNAIPSPGSHPAPRGTEIEIWWSRVDVGNLADDVRTQLAADLSETRLAKIERYRRAQDRDRGLAAHSMLRRLLSAVTGTPPAQLQLGSFCISCGENGHGKPFLEATDGSRDVEINLSHSGEVVIVALAAPGVQVGVDAEQGRTVDWNALRNSIFADQEWAATERRADREHRRLLTWARKESSVKASGHGLSLPLRHVVTSDAEGATWSASMPSGVGRVAGTDLDLAPDVAAAVAVLRPEGWPDPPVVRRISIG; this is encoded by the coding sequence GTGCCTGAAGCCCGTACACCCCCGACGACGACGCCGCGGGAGCACGTCCTGAACGCGATCCCTTCCCCGGGCAGCCACCCGGCGCCACGGGGCACGGAGATCGAGATCTGGTGGTCCCGGGTGGACGTCGGCAACCTCGCCGACGACGTCCGGACGCAGCTCGCGGCCGACCTGAGCGAGACCCGCCTGGCCAAGATCGAGCGCTACCGGCGCGCGCAGGACCGGGACCGTGGGCTGGCCGCCCACTCGATGCTGCGGCGGCTGCTCTCGGCCGTCACCGGAACCCCACCGGCACAGTTGCAGCTCGGGTCGTTCTGTATCTCGTGCGGCGAGAACGGGCATGGTAAGCCATTTCTCGAAGCCACCGACGGTAGTCGGGATGTGGAGATCAATCTCTCGCACTCCGGTGAGGTGGTCATCGTGGCGCTCGCCGCCCCCGGGGTACAGGTGGGCGTGGACGCCGAGCAGGGGCGCACGGTGGACTGGAACGCGTTGCGGAACTCGATCTTCGCCGACCAGGAGTGGGCCGCCACCGAGCGCCGGGCCGACCGCGAGCACCGGCGCCTGCTCACCTGGGCGCGCAAGGAGTCGTCGGTCAAGGCCAGCGGGCACGGGCTGTCTCTGCCCCTGCGTCATGTGGTCACCTCGGACGCTGAGGGTGCGACCTGGTCGGCCTCGATGCCGTCAGGGGTCGGGCGGGTCGCGGGTACCGACCTCGACCTGGCTCCCGACGTGGCTGCGGCAGTGGCGGTACTGCGCCCCGAGGGGTGGCCCGATCCGCCGGTGGTTCGGCGCATTTCGATTGGCTGA
- a CDS encoding hemolysin family protein, whose translation MWVEIALVAVLILINAALSGSEMALVSLRESQVNRLATESEKGRRLASLTNDPTRFLSTIQIGITLAGALASATAAVSLAQPLIEPLGFLGSAAEPVSVVVVTIMLTYVTLVIGELAPKRIAMQTAQSWALRAAGPINLISVLARPLVWILAKSTELVVRMVGLDPKAAREEVSEEEIKDMIAAQESIPEQQRSIIEGALELDERKLYQVLVPRTDVVFVTAAQDASTARDLLIEAGLSRAPVIGETEDDVIGFVHLRQLVAGIGAVADYVRPALVLPDSAGVLQALGRMQQQRGQLALVMDEFGAVAGIVTLEDLLEEIVGEIYDEFDLDTAQVLHRPDGDIELNGSFPAHDLTDLGIDLNAGRSATIAGIMLEALGEFPAAGTETVVGNWRLTALEVTPRAILRVQVHPLDSDELAQIEAAKETARQARENRDLPPAPELPAGPTEEPTEEPAVAATSTPAELAALDLTPADPPAHTDKA comes from the coding sequence ATGTGGGTCGAGATCGCCCTGGTCGCCGTGCTGATCCTGATCAACGCCGCGCTCTCGGGCTCCGAGATGGCTCTGGTCTCGTTACGTGAGAGCCAGGTCAACCGCCTGGCCACGGAGAGCGAGAAGGGTCGTCGGCTGGCCAGTCTGACGAACGACCCGACACGTTTCCTGTCCACCATCCAGATCGGCATCACCCTGGCCGGTGCGCTGGCGTCGGCCACGGCCGCCGTGTCGCTGGCCCAGCCGCTGATCGAGCCGCTCGGCTTCCTCGGGAGCGCGGCCGAGCCGGTCTCGGTCGTCGTGGTGACGATCATGCTGACGTACGTGACGCTGGTGATCGGCGAGCTGGCCCCGAAGCGGATCGCGATGCAGACCGCCCAGTCGTGGGCGCTGCGCGCGGCCGGCCCGATCAACCTGATCTCGGTGCTGGCCCGGCCGCTGGTCTGGATCCTCGCCAAGTCGACGGAACTGGTCGTCCGGATGGTCGGCCTGGACCCGAAGGCGGCGCGCGAGGAGGTCTCCGAGGAGGAGATCAAGGACATGATCGCCGCCCAGGAGTCCATCCCCGAGCAGCAGCGCTCGATCATCGAGGGCGCGCTCGAACTCGACGAGCGCAAGCTCTACCAGGTGCTGGTGCCGCGCACCGACGTGGTCTTCGTGACGGCTGCGCAAGACGCCTCGACCGCCCGCGACCTACTGATCGAGGCCGGACTCTCCCGGGCCCCGGTGATCGGCGAGACCGAGGACGACGTCATCGGTTTCGTGCACCTGCGACAGCTCGTGGCCGGGATCGGCGCGGTCGCCGACTACGTGCGTCCCGCCCTGGTGCTTCCCGACTCGGCCGGTGTGCTGCAGGCCCTGGGCCGCATGCAGCAGCAGCGCGGTCAGCTGGCCCTGGTGATGGACGAGTTCGGCGCGGTCGCCGGCATCGTGACGCTCGAAGACCTGCTCGAGGAGATCGTCGGCGAGATCTACGACGAGTTCGACCTGGACACCGCACAGGTCCTGCACCGGCCCGACGGCGATATCGAGCTGAACGGCTCCTTCCCCGCCCATGACCTGACCGACCTGGGCATCGACCTGAACGCGGGCCGGAGCGCGACGATCGCCGGGATCATGCTGGAGGCCCTGGGCGAGTTCCCGGCCGCCGGCACCGAGACCGTCGTGGGCAACTGGCGCCTCACCGCGCTCGAGGTCACGCCGCGGGCCATCCTCCGGGTCCAGGTGCACCCGCTGGACTCCGACGAGCTGGCCCAGATCGAGGCCGCCAAGGAGACCGCGCGCCAGGCCCGCGAGAACCGCGATCTGCCGCCCGCCCCCGAACTGCCGGCCGGGCCCACCGAGGAGCCCACCGAGGAGCCCGCCGTGGCCGCCACGTCCACCCCGGCCGAACTGGCAGCCCTCGACCTGACCCCTGCCGATCCCCCGGCCCACACCGACAAGGCCTGA